A single genomic interval of Rhodopseudomonas palustris harbors:
- the msrB gene encoding peptide-methionine (R)-S-oxide reductase MsrB — translation MSDTKTTSPGKIEKSEAEWRKELTPMQYAVLREKATERPYTGEYEYETRPGTYVCAGCGQTLFESDTKFDSGCGWPSFTAPAQASLIDEERDVSHGMIRTEVLCSRCSGHLGHVFPDGPGPTGLRYCINSAALKLQPK, via the coding sequence ATGTCCGACACCAAGACCACCTCTCCCGGCAAGATTGAGAAGAGCGAAGCCGAGTGGCGCAAGGAGCTGACGCCGATGCAGTACGCCGTGCTGCGCGAGAAGGCGACCGAGCGGCCCTATACCGGAGAGTATGAATACGAGACCCGGCCCGGCACCTATGTGTGCGCCGGCTGCGGTCAGACGCTGTTCGAGTCCGATACCAAGTTCGATTCCGGCTGCGGCTGGCCCAGCTTCACCGCGCCGGCGCAGGCCAGCTTGATCGACGAGGAGCGCGATGTCAGCCATGGCATGATCCGCACCGAGGTGCTGTGCTCGCGCTGCAGCGGCCATCTCGGTCACGTATTCCCCGACGGTCCCGGGCCGACCGGGCTGCGCTACTGCATCAATTCGGCGGCGCTGAAGCTGCAGCCGAAATAG
- a CDS encoding IS3-like element ISRpa2 family transposase (programmed frameshift), which yields MKRSRFSEEQIIGILKEHEAGVSVADLCRKHGVSDASIYKWKAKFGGMDVSEAKRLKSLEDENTRLKRLLADAMLDNAALKDLPGKEVVTPAAKRKAVAHLQTAFEMSERRACKAIGCCRMTVRYQTSRSDDAGLRQRMRAIAHERRRFGYRRLHVLLKREGYLVNHKKLFRLYREEKLTVRRRGGRKRALGTRAPMIVPVLPNDRWSLDFVSDQMTDGRRFRILTVVDDCTRECLALVVDTSLSGARVARELDRLVAERGKPKMVVSDNGSEFTSNAILTWADQSRIAWHYIAPGKPMQNAFIESFNGRLRDELLNETLFTSLAQARVALRCWRADYNDARPHSQLGWRTPSEFAATCNPRRDLALRYIESSTPAPATAHMGPSNHPNELRPG from the exons ATGAAGCGCAGCCGCTTTTCGGAAGAGCAGATCATCGGGATTTTGAAGGAGCACGAGGCTGGCGTTTCGGTCGCCGATCTTTGCCGCAAGCACGGCGTCAGCGACGCCAGCATCTATAAGTGGAAGGCGAAGTTTGGCGGGATGGACGTCTCGGAGGCCAAGCGATTGAAGTCGCTGGAGGACGAGAACACCCGGCTGAAGCGGTTGCTGGCCGACGCCATGCTGGACAATGCAGCCCTGAAGGATCTTC CTGGGAAAGAAGTGGTGACGCCCGCGGCCAAGCGGAAAGCTGTCGCGCATCTGCAAACTGCATTCGAGATGAGCGAACGGCGGGCGTGTAAAGCCATCGGCTGCTGCCGCATGACAGTCAGATATCAGACGAGCCGGAGCGATGATGCCGGGCTGCGCCAACGTATGAGGGCGATCGCCCATGAGCGCCGGCGCTTTGGCTATCGGCGCCTCCACGTCCTGCTCAAGCGTGAGGGCTACCTGGTCAATCACAAGAAGCTGTTCCGGCTGTACCGTGAGGAGAAGCTCACAGTGCGCCGCCGGGGTGGCCGCAAACGGGCCCTCGGCACACGAGCTCCCATGATAGTGCCGGTGCTCCCGAATGATCGCTGGTCGCTCGACTTCGTGTCGGATCAGATGACCGATGGTCGACGCTTCCGCATTCTGACTGTGGTCGACGACTGCACCCGCGAGTGCCTGGCGCTGGTGGTCGACACCTCGCTCTCGGGCGCCCGGGTCGCACGAGAACTGGACCGGCTGGTTGCCGAGCGCGGCAAGCCCAAGATGGTGGTGAGCGACAATGGCAGCGAGTTCACCAGCAATGCCATCCTGACATGGGCCGATCAGAGCCGTATCGCCTGGCACTACATTGCGCCGGGAAAACCCATGCAAAACGCCTTCATCGAGAGCTTCAACGGCCGCCTGCGGGATGAACTGCTGAACGAAACGCTGTTCACCTCGCTGGCCCAGGCCCGCGTAGCGCTCCGGTGCTGGCGGGCCGACTACAATGATGCACGACCGCACTCACAGCTCGGGTGGCGGACGCCATCCGAGTTCGCCGCCACCTGCAATCCGCGTCGGGATCTGGCGCTGCGCTATATCGAAAGCTCCACGCCAGCTCCCGCCACCGCCCACATGGGCCCATCTAACCACCCGAACGAACTCAGGCCTGGATAA
- the carB gene encoding carbamoyl-phosphate synthase large subunit, which translates to MPKRTDISTILIIGAGPIVIGQACEFDYSGTQAVKALKQEGYRVVLVNSNPATIMTDPELADATYIEPITPEIVAKIIEKERYVIPGGFALLPTMGGQTALNCALSLRKLGTLEKFDVEMIGATADAIDKAEDRERFREAMTKIGLETPNSRQVKSLPDALRALDEIGFPALIRPSFTMGGTGGGIAYTKAEFIEIVERGIDASPTNEVLIEESILGWKEYEMEVVRDKHDNCIIVCSIENLDPMGVHTGDSITVAPALTLTDKEYQIMRDASLAVLREIGVETGGSNVQFAVNPDDGRLVVIEMNPRVSRSSALASKATGFPIAKVAAKLAVGYSLDEIANDITGGATPASFEPTIDYVVTKIPRFAFEKFPGASPTLTTAMKSVGEVMAIGRTFQESLQKALRGLESGLTGLDEIEIDGLGRGDDKNAIRAALGTPTPSRLLQVAQAMRLGWSNEEIFNSCKIDPWFLAQLRGIIDMEARVREAGLPDHAFGMRTLKAMGFSDARLAVLADTTEAEVKAKRRALGVRPVFKRIDTCAAEFASPTAYMYSTYESPFAGPASDESQPSDKQKVIILGGGPNRIGQGIEFDYCCCHACFALHDAGYESIMVNCNPETVSTDYDTADRLYFEPLTGEDVLEIIDTERSNGTLRGVIVQFGGQTPLKLARALEAADVPILGTSPDAIDLAEDRDRFKRILDKLRLKQPKNGIAYSVEQARLVAAELGLPLVVRPSYVLGGRAMQIIREDNQLSDYLLGTLPELVPGDVKARYPNDKTGQINTVLGTNPLLFDRYLSDATEVDVDCLSDGKDTFIVGIMEHIEEAGIHSGDSACSLPPHSLSAETIAELERQTRELALGLDVVGLMNVQYAIKDGEIYVLEVNPRASRTVPFVAKVIGMPVAKLAARIMAGEKIADLGLKKRNLDHVGVKESVFPFARFPGVDTVLGPEMRSTGEVMGIDRSFEIAFAKSQLGGGTRVPRKGTVFVSVRESDKARIVDAVKLLHSVGFKVIATSGTQRYLSDHGVPAEKVNKVLEGRPHIVDAIMNGEVQLVFNTTEGPQALADSRSLRRAALLHKVPYYTTLSGAVAAAKGIRAYLDGDLEVRTLQSYFSES; encoded by the coding sequence ATGCCCAAACGAACCGACATCTCCACCATCCTCATCATCGGGGCCGGTCCTATCGTGATCGGCCAGGCCTGCGAATTCGACTATTCCGGCACGCAGGCGGTCAAGGCGCTGAAGCAGGAGGGCTATCGGGTCGTCCTGGTCAATTCCAATCCGGCGACGATCATGACCGATCCGGAGCTGGCGGACGCCACCTATATCGAGCCGATCACCCCGGAGATCGTCGCCAAGATCATCGAGAAGGAGCGCTACGTCATCCCCGGCGGCTTCGCGCTGCTGCCGACGATGGGCGGCCAGACCGCGCTGAACTGCGCACTTTCCTTGCGCAAGCTCGGCACGCTGGAGAAGTTCGATGTCGAGATGATCGGCGCCACCGCCGACGCGATCGACAAGGCCGAGGACCGCGAGCGGTTCCGCGAGGCGATGACCAAGATCGGGCTGGAGACCCCGAACTCGCGCCAGGTCAAGAGCCTGCCGGACGCGCTGCGCGCGCTGGACGAGATCGGCTTCCCTGCGCTGATCCGGCCATCGTTCACGATGGGCGGCACCGGCGGCGGCATCGCCTACACCAAGGCCGAGTTCATCGAGATCGTCGAGCGCGGCATCGACGCCTCCCCGACCAACGAGGTGCTGATCGAAGAGTCGATCCTCGGCTGGAAGGAATACGAGATGGAGGTCGTGCGCGATAAGCACGACAACTGCATCATCGTCTGCTCGATCGAGAACCTCGATCCGATGGGCGTGCACACCGGCGATTCGATCACGGTGGCGCCGGCGCTGACGCTTACCGACAAGGAATACCAGATCATGCGCGACGCCTCGCTGGCGGTGCTGCGCGAGATCGGAGTGGAGACCGGCGGCTCCAACGTGCAGTTCGCGGTCAATCCGGACGACGGCCGGCTGGTCGTGATCGAAATGAACCCGCGCGTGTCGCGCTCGTCGGCGCTGGCGTCGAAGGCCACCGGCTTCCCGATCGCCAAGGTCGCCGCCAAGCTGGCGGTCGGCTATTCGCTCGACGAGATCGCCAACGACATCACCGGCGGCGCGACACCGGCGTCGTTCGAGCCGACGATCGATTACGTCGTCACCAAGATTCCGCGGTTCGCCTTCGAGAAATTCCCCGGCGCTTCGCCGACGCTGACCACCGCGATGAAATCGGTCGGCGAAGTGATGGCGATCGGCCGTACCTTCCAGGAAAGCCTGCAGAAAGCGCTGCGCGGGCTCGAGAGCGGCCTCACCGGTCTCGACGAGATCGAGATCGACGGTCTCGGCCGCGGCGACGACAAGAATGCGATTCGTGCGGCGCTCGGCACCCCGACCCCGAGCCGGCTGCTGCAGGTCGCCCAGGCGATGCGGCTCGGCTGGTCGAATGAGGAGATCTTCAACTCCTGCAAGATCGATCCCTGGTTCCTGGCGCAGCTCCGCGGCATCATCGACATGGAAGCCCGGGTCCGCGAGGCAGGCTTGCCGGATCATGCGTTCGGCATGCGCACCCTGAAGGCGATGGGCTTCTCCGACGCCCGCCTTGCCGTGCTCGCCGACACCACCGAAGCCGAGGTCAAGGCCAAGCGCCGCGCGCTCGGCGTGCGTCCGGTGTTCAAGCGGATCGACACTTGCGCGGCGGAGTTCGCCTCGCCGACCGCCTACATGTACTCGACCTACGAGTCGCCGTTCGCCGGCCCTGCGTCGGACGAAAGCCAGCCGTCGGACAAGCAGAAGGTGATCATCCTCGGCGGCGGCCCGAACCGGATCGGCCAAGGCATCGAGTTTGACTACTGCTGCTGCCACGCCTGCTTCGCGCTGCATGACGCGGGCTACGAATCGATCATGGTCAACTGCAACCCGGAAACGGTGTCGACCGACTACGACACCGCGGACCGGCTGTATTTCGAGCCGCTGACGGGCGAAGACGTGCTCGAGATCATCGACACCGAACGCTCCAACGGCACGCTGCGCGGCGTGATCGTGCAGTTCGGCGGCCAGACGCCGCTGAAGCTGGCGCGCGCGCTGGAAGCCGCCGATGTGCCGATCCTCGGCACCTCGCCGGACGCGATCGACCTCGCCGAGGACCGCGACCGCTTCAAGCGCATCCTCGACAAACTGCGGCTGAAGCAGCCGAAGAACGGCATCGCCTATTCGGTCGAGCAGGCCCGTCTGGTCGCGGCCGAGCTGGGCCTGCCGCTGGTGGTGCGTCCGTCTTACGTGCTCGGCGGCCGCGCGATGCAGATCATCCGCGAGGACAATCAGCTCAGCGATTATCTGCTCGGCACCCTGCCCGAGCTGGTGCCGGGCGACGTCAAAGCGCGCTATCCGAACGACAAAACCGGGCAGATCAACACCGTGCTCGGTACCAATCCGCTGCTGTTCGACCGCTATCTGTCGGACGCGACGGAAGTGGACGTCGACTGCCTGTCGGACGGCAAGGACACCTTCATCGTCGGCATCATGGAGCACATCGAAGAGGCCGGCATTCATTCGGGCGACTCGGCCTGCTCGCTGCCGCCGCATTCGCTCAGCGCGGAGACCATCGCCGAGCTGGAACGCCAGACCCGCGAACTGGCGCTCGGCCTCGACGTCGTCGGCCTGATGAACGTGCAGTACGCCATCAAGGACGGCGAGATCTACGTGCTCGAAGTCAATCCGCGCGCGTCACGTACCGTGCCGTTCGTCGCCAAGGTGATCGGCATGCCGGTCGCCAAGCTCGCGGCCCGAATCATGGCCGGCGAGAAGATCGCCGATCTCGGCCTGAAGAAGCGCAACCTCGATCACGTCGGCGTCAAGGAATCGGTATTCCCGTTCGCCCGCTTCCCGGGCGTCGACACCGTGCTCGGCCCGGAGATGCGCTCCACCGGCGAAGTGATGGGCATCGACCGCTCGTTCGAGATCGCCTTCGCCAAGAGCCAGCTCGGCGGCGGCACCCGCGTGCCGCGCAAGGGCACCGTGTTCGTGTCGGTCCGCGAAAGCGACAAGGCGCGGATCGTGGACGCCGTGAAGCTGCTGCATTCGGTGGGCTTCAAGGTGATCGCGACCTCCGGCACCCAGCGCTATCTGTCGGACCACGGCGTGCCGGCAGAGAAGGTCAACAAGGTGCTGGAAGGCCGTCCGCATATCGTCGACGCCATCATGAACGGCGAAGTGCAACTGGTGTTCAACACCACCGAGGGACCACAGGCGCTGGCCGACAGCCGGTCGCTGCGGCGCGCTGCCCTCTTGCATAAAGTTCCCTATTACACCACTCTTTCGGGAGCGGTGGCCGCCGCAAAGGGCATCCGGGCCTATTTGGATGGGGACCTTGAGGTCCGGACTCTGCAGAGCTACTTTTCCGAAAGCTGA
- the greA gene encoding transcription elongation factor GreA, which translates to MVEKIPMTASGYAALSDELKHRQSVDRPRIIEHIAEARSHGDLSENAEYHAAKEEQSHNEGRINELEDKLARADIIDVSKLSGDTVKFGATVTLIDEDTEKKAVWQIVGEAEADAKKGKISITSPLARALIGKKAGSSVEVVAPGGAKAYEIAKVEWR; encoded by the coding sequence ATGGTCGAAAAGATACCGATGACTGCGAGCGGTTACGCCGCACTTTCGGACGAGTTGAAGCATCGCCAGTCGGTGGACCGTCCGCGCATCATCGAGCACATCGCCGAAGCACGCTCCCATGGCGACCTCTCGGAAAACGCCGAATATCACGCGGCCAAGGAAGAGCAGTCCCACAACGAAGGCCGGATCAACGAACTCGAGGACAAGCTGGCGCGCGCGGACATCATCGACGTCAGCAAGCTGTCGGGCGACACCGTCAAGTTCGGCGCGACCGTCACCCTGATCGACGAGGACACCGAGAAGAAGGCGGTCTGGCAGATCGTCGGCGAGGCGGAAGCCGACGCCAAGAAGGGCAAGATCTCGATCACTTCGCCGCTGGCGCGAGCGCTGATCGGCAAGAAAGCGGGCTCCTCGGTCGAAGTCGTCGCCCCCGGCGGCGCCAAGGCCTATGAGATCGCCAAGGTCGAGTGGCGCTGA
- the msrA gene encoding peptide-methionine (S)-S-oxide reductase MsrA has product MRASFGRLALCAAAAGLLAWSALGPSRAAEEPVVIPPTQLDAKEAGGIQTAVFAGGCFWGVQGVFQHTAGVVNALSGYAGGSKASASYPLVSTGTTGHAEAVEVKYDPKRISYGKLLQIYFSVAHDPTQLDRQGPDTGPQYRSAIFTTSEEQKRIADAYIAQLDAAKVFGAPIVTKVGPLKGFYAAEAYHQDYLTLHPTQPYIAYNDLPKIEALKKLFPTEYLDKPTLVSSVKATN; this is encoded by the coding sequence ATGCGCGCTTCATTTGGTCGTCTTGCTCTCTGCGCCGCGGCCGCCGGGCTGCTCGCATGGTCCGCGCTCGGACCGTCCCGGGCGGCCGAGGAGCCGGTCGTGATTCCACCGACGCAACTCGACGCCAAGGAAGCCGGCGGCATTCAGACCGCGGTGTTCGCCGGCGGCTGCTTCTGGGGCGTGCAGGGCGTGTTCCAGCACACGGCCGGCGTGGTGAATGCGTTGTCGGGGTATGCGGGCGGCAGCAAAGCAAGTGCGAGCTATCCGCTGGTTTCGACCGGGACCACCGGGCACGCCGAGGCAGTCGAGGTCAAATACGATCCAAAGCGGATCTCCTACGGCAAGCTGTTGCAGATCTACTTCTCGGTCGCGCACGATCCGACGCAGCTCGATCGCCAGGGCCCCGACACCGGGCCGCAATATCGCTCGGCGATCTTCACCACGAGCGAAGAGCAGAAGCGGATCGCCGACGCCTATATCGCGCAGCTCGACGCCGCCAAGGTGTTCGGCGCACCGATCGTCACCAAGGTCGGCCCGCTGAAGGGGTTTTATGCCGCGGAGGCCTACCACCAGGACTACCTGACGCTGCACCCCACTCAGCCCTATATTGCCTACAACGACCTGCCGAAGATCGAGGCCCTGAAGAAGCTGTTTCCGACGGAGTATCTCGACAAGCCGACGCTGGTGAGCAGCGTCAAGGCCACCAACTGA
- a CDS encoding acyltransferase family protein, with protein MLGLLKDGRAKKMIGRNSALDGLRGVAVMLTYFVHYCGSYMAIFRGGNPNSVDLSGWYGAFDVALYVLFRSHHGVYLFFMLSGFLIARITLAGKFDYSRFVLRRIMRIYPAFLLAVMICALVGLVLHIPLPNLRVIAANLVFLNGVPSLGISGIVFNNVTWSLFYEMTFYFMFPIAVITAQAFSVPVIGAVALSGVVVAYVPSVIGFYAEFYLFLFFGALIGCLSKEQVGSIASSFPDSIIVIMYIVVVGLMVAGYLSTSQFVWLFSVLGSAILCKAIVGEGWLVGLLSWRPLVFLGRISYSFYLLHSVALSLVFAGWWHVAIVRFGVVFDALFMAGVGFCGAVGLGWLSYVIAESFYFRINQPVAVGGVSNV; from the coding sequence ATGCTTGGATTGCTCAAGGATGGACGGGCGAAGAAAATGATTGGCCGGAATTCCGCGCTCGATGGACTTCGAGGCGTTGCCGTAATGCTCACATATTTCGTTCACTATTGCGGAAGCTACATGGCCATTTTCCGTGGTGGAAATCCGAATAGCGTCGATCTGTCCGGTTGGTATGGGGCGTTCGATGTTGCGTTGTACGTCCTGTTCAGGTCACATCACGGCGTCTATCTTTTTTTCATGTTGAGTGGATTTCTTATCGCTCGGATCACGCTCGCTGGGAAATTCGACTATTCCCGCTTCGTCCTGAGGCGCATAATGAGAATTTATCCAGCTTTTCTATTAGCTGTGATGATTTGTGCTCTGGTGGGGCTTGTCTTGCATATTCCGCTTCCAAATTTGCGCGTAATCGCGGCCAATTTGGTTTTCTTAAATGGTGTTCCGTCGCTAGGAATATCAGGGATTGTCTTCAATAACGTTACGTGGTCTCTGTTTTACGAGATGACGTTTTATTTCATGTTCCCGATCGCAGTAATAACGGCTCAAGCTTTTTCGGTTCCGGTTATCGGCGCAGTTGCTCTCTCGGGTGTCGTTGTTGCATACGTCCCCTCAGTGATTGGGTTTTATGCTGAGTTCTATCTCTTCTTGTTTTTCGGAGCTTTAATCGGTTGCTTATCGAAGGAGCAGGTTGGGAGTATTGCGTCGTCCTTTCCTGATTCTATCATTGTCATAATGTATATAGTCGTAGTTGGTCTGATGGTGGCGGGGTATCTCTCGACCTCGCAGTTTGTTTGGCTATTTTCGGTGCTGGGTTCTGCAATTCTGTGCAAGGCGATTGTAGGGGAGGGGTGGTTAGTCGGACTATTGTCTTGGCGGCCGCTCGTTTTCTTGGGGAGGATTTCGTATTCGTTCTACCTTCTTCACTCGGTTGCTTTATCGTTGGTGTTCGCTGGTTGGTGGCATGTCGCAATCGTTCGGTTCGGAGTTGTCTTTGATGCTCTGTTCATGGCGGGGGTCGGCTTCTGTGGAGCGGTTGGACTGGGGTGGTTGTCTTACGTGATTGCAGAGTCGTTCTATTTCCGGATTAACCAGCCGGTCGCCGTGGGCGGTGTATCGAATGTATGA
- a CDS encoding IS5 family transposase, translating to MRVGIWRCAISKAPRQLPPPPTWAHLTTRTNSGLDKTWGQGHAIGLFRAGLSTKINAVVDEAGLPVRIVLSQGQSSDKTIAPMLIEALRPGGELIADRGYDAKPLVKLVRNRGGRAHIPTCRDRKVQRSVDPVVYRQRNLVERFFNKLKHFRRVATRYDKTARNFLAAVLLAATRLWMRFEPTT from the coding sequence ATCCGCGTCGGGATCTGGCGCTGCGCTATATCGAAAGCTCCACGCCAGCTCCCGCCACCGCCCACATGGGCCCATCTAACCACCCGAACGAACTCAGGCCTGGATAAAACTTGGGGGCAAGGTCACGCCATCGGCCTTTTTCGTGCAGGACTGAGCACCAAGATCAATGCCGTCGTCGACGAAGCCGGCCTGCCCGTGCGCATTGTCCTGTCGCAAGGCCAGTCGTCGGACAAAACCATCGCGCCGATGCTGATCGAAGCGCTTAGACCGGGCGGCGAACTCATTGCCGACCGCGGGTATGATGCAAAGCCGCTTGTCAAACTGGTGCGCAACCGAGGCGGCCGTGCTCACATTCCGACCTGCCGCGACCGCAAGGTCCAGCGTTCGGTCGATCCTGTGGTTTATCGACAGCGTAATCTGGTCGAGCGCTTCTTCAACAAGTTGAAGCACTTCCGTCGCGTCGCCACGCGCTACGACAAGACCGCGCGAAACTTCCTCGCCGCCGTCCTACTCGCCGCCACACGACTGTGGATGCGGTTTGAGCCCACGACCTAG
- a CDS encoding Lrp/AsnC family transcriptional regulator, with protein MTKSLDQIDLKILQEIQDDGRITNVELAKRVGISPPPCLRRVRTLEEEGYILGYRGLLDPAHLGFDVTVFASVHLSSQAEADLRGFEEFVRNEPLVRECWMLSGEVDFILKCVAPDMATFQNFVAHLTAAPHVRNVRTSLVLRNSKYAAAVPLELKAATT; from the coding sequence GTGACCAAGAGCCTCGACCAGATCGACCTCAAGATCCTGCAGGAAATCCAGGACGACGGCCGAATCACCAATGTCGAACTGGCCAAACGGGTGGGAATCTCGCCGCCGCCGTGTCTGCGCCGGGTGCGGACGCTGGAGGAGGAAGGTTACATCCTCGGCTATCGCGGGCTGCTCGATCCGGCGCATCTCGGCTTCGACGTCACCGTGTTCGCCTCGGTGCACCTGTCGAGCCAGGCCGAGGCCGACCTGCGCGGGTTCGAGGAATTCGTCCGCAACGAGCCGCTGGTCCGCGAGTGCTGGATGCTGTCGGGCGAAGTCGACTTCATCCTGAAATGCGTCGCGCCCGACATGGCGACGTTCCAGAATTTCGTCGCCCACCTCACGGCCGCGCCGCACGTGCGCAACGTCCGCACCTCGCTGGTGCTGCGCAATTCGAAATATGCCGCCGCGGTGCCGCTGGAGTTGAAAGCCGCGACGACCTGA
- a CDS encoding DoxX family protein: protein MNQSFARWQPFALSLLRFITGLLLLQYGVAKLFKYPPVPTFAKVELFSLYGAAGSLELILGALLMLGLFTRPVAFILSGEMAFAYFLGHVFKGATPVWLPLLNGGTLAIAMCFTCLYLATSGGGPISLDRVLRRDR, encoded by the coding sequence ATGAATCAGTCGTTCGCGCGCTGGCAGCCGTTCGCCCTGAGCCTGCTCCGCTTCATCACCGGCCTGCTGCTGCTTCAATACGGCGTGGCCAAGCTGTTCAAATACCCGCCGGTGCCGACGTTCGCCAAAGTCGAGCTGTTCTCGCTGTACGGCGCGGCGGGCAGCCTGGAGCTGATCCTCGGCGCGCTGCTGATGCTGGGCCTGTTCACCCGCCCGGTGGCGTTCATCCTGTCTGGCGAGATGGCGTTCGCTTATTTCCTCGGCCACGTCTTCAAAGGCGCGACACCGGTCTGGCTGCCTCTGCTGAACGGCGGCACCCTGGCGATCGCGATGTGCTTCACTTGCTTGTACTTGGCCACGTCGGGCGGCGGACCGATCAGTCTCGATCGCGTGCTGCGGCGCGATCGCTGA
- a CDS encoding Wzt carbohydrate-binding domain-containing protein, whose product MGAPRTPICGVENDKSHTIAISVVATDDNRNVSGGYNIKPGNGAVVYGTSSSVQGHFFDFLAGESITCRLAASPELALGTSYLSIDAAEPPTPVDEIHNYATIDFVHDALRFMVGSRGTSESRISKLN is encoded by the coding sequence CTGGGTGCGCCCCGGACACCGATTTGCGGCGTCGAAAACGACAAGTCACACACGATCGCGATTTCTGTCGTAGCTACGGATGACAACAGAAACGTTAGCGGCGGATACAACATCAAGCCCGGCAACGGCGCGGTGGTGTACGGCACGTCCTCGAGCGTGCAGGGACACTTTTTCGACTTCTTAGCGGGCGAATCCATCACCTGCCGATTGGCCGCATCGCCCGAGCTCGCGCTGGGCACGTCTTACCTTTCGATCGATGCCGCCGAGCCCCCGACGCCCGTAGATGAAATTCACAACTATGCGACGATCGACTTTGTCCACGATGCCCTGCGGTTCATGGTCGGCTCGCGCGGGACATCCGAATCGCGGATCTCAAAACTCAACTAG
- the trxB gene encoding thioredoxin-disulfide reductase — translation MPSPVQAKVVIIGSGPAGYTAAIYASRAMLEPILIQGMQPGGQLTITTDVENYPGFADVIQGPWLMEQMEKQALHVGTRIKTDLVVDLDLSQQPFRLTCDSGDVYLADTLILATGAQARWLGIPSEQTYKGFGVSACATCDGFFYRGKDVVVVGGGNTAVEEALFLTNFAASVTIVHRRDHFRAERILQDRLFKHPKIKVIWDVAVDEICGAENPTKVTHVRLKNVKSGTTSEVKADGVFIAIGHAPATELFKDQIKLKPSGYVEVAANSTATSVPGVFAAGDVADETYRQAVTAAGMGCMAALEAERFLALRAGDRQAAE, via the coding sequence ATGCCGAGTCCGGTTCAAGCCAAGGTCGTGATCATTGGATCCGGGCCCGCCGGTTATACCGCCGCAATCTATGCCTCTCGCGCGATGCTGGAGCCGATCTTGATCCAGGGCATGCAGCCGGGCGGCCAGCTCACCATCACCACCGACGTCGAAAACTACCCCGGCTTCGCCGATGTGATCCAAGGCCCCTGGCTGATGGAGCAGATGGAGAAGCAGGCGCTGCACGTCGGCACCCGGATCAAGACCGACCTCGTGGTCGATCTCGACCTCAGCCAGCAGCCTTTCCGGCTCACCTGTGACAGCGGAGACGTCTATCTGGCCGACACGCTGATTCTGGCCACCGGCGCCCAGGCGCGCTGGCTCGGTATCCCGTCCGAACAGACCTACAAGGGCTTCGGCGTCTCGGCCTGCGCCACCTGCGACGGCTTTTTCTATCGAGGCAAGGATGTCGTGGTGGTCGGCGGCGGCAACACCGCGGTCGAGGAGGCGCTGTTCCTGACCAATTTTGCCGCCAGCGTGACCATCGTGCACCGACGCGACCACTTCCGTGCCGAACGCATCCTGCAGGACCGGCTGTTCAAGCATCCGAAGATCAAGGTGATCTGGGACGTCGCGGTCGATGAGATCTGCGGCGCCGAGAACCCGACCAAGGTCACCCATGTCCGTCTGAAGAACGTCAAGAGCGGCACGACCAGCGAGGTCAAAGCCGACGGCGTGTTCATCGCGATCGGCCATGCGCCGGCGACCGAGCTGTTCAAAGACCAGATCAAGCTCAAACCGTCGGGCTATGTCGAGGTTGCGGCAAATTCGACCGCAACCTCGGTACCTGGCGTGTTCGCCGCCGGCGACGTCGCCGACGAGACCTACCGCCAAGCCGTCACCGCAGCTGGAATGGGCTGCATGGCGGCTCTCGAAGCCGAACGCTTCCTGGCGCTGCGCGCCGGCGACCGCCAAGCGGCCGAATAA